Below is a window of 'Nostoc azollae' 0708 DNA.
AGTCCCACTCTGCTTTTGTTAAGGTCCGTTGATATTTAGCCCGCCAACCCTCCATCATCATAAAATGACGAAAAGTACGTTTGAGGTAAGGTATGGGTTCATACAAATTCCAAAAAGTTTCGATAAACTCGTCAGCTATTTCTGTCATGGGACGAGTAGGAACAAAGTTAATTAAAGATTTTTGAGAACCTAGAAATTCACCTAACGCATCTATTAACCTTCCTTCTTTTTGCAGCCGATTCCACATGGCTGTATTTGGTAATGCTTGCAATAAATTAAGATGGGCTTGGGGAATATTAGTTTCTTCCACAAACTCTTGAATACGTTTACCTGCACCAGGTTTTTCATGATCGAATCCTAAGATAAAACCAGACATAATTTGTAGTCCGGCTTTGGTAATTTTGTGGCAGGACTCCACTAAAGACTTACGGGTATTTTGTTCTTTATTTGCTCCTACTAAACTTTCTACATCAGGAGTTTCAATACCCATGAATACCTGAACAAAACCAGCTTTTACCATTAATTCTAATAATTCATCATCTTCTGCTAAATTCAAAGAAGCCTCGGTGAGTAAAGCAAAAGGATAATTTCGTTTTTCCATCCAGGGAATTAGTTCCCTTAAAAAGATTTTAGCATTACGTTTATTGCCGATAAAGTTATCATCAACAATAAATACATAACGCCACCAACCCATCTGATATAATACTTCCAATTCTACTAAGATCTGTTCTGGTGTTTTCGTGCGGGGTTTGCGTCCAAAAAGGGTGATAATATCACAGAACTCACATTGAAATGGACAACCCCGTGAAAACTGTACGGTCATAGCTATGTAAGCATTTAGGTCTAATAAATCAAATCTAGGTAAGGGAGTTTGGGTAACATCTGGTTTTTCTGTAGCTCGGAAAATACCTTTTTCTTCTCCCTTTTCTAAAGCCTCTAAAAACATCGGGATGGTGATTTCTCCTTCATCTAAAATTAAATAATCTGCTCCTGCTTCTAAGACAAATTCTGGTACAGATGTAGCAAAAGGTCCACCGACTGCGACTTTTTTACCTAACCTTTTACCTTTTTGAATTAATTCACCAAAATCTTGTTTTTGGATAATCATTGCAGAGAGGATGACAATATTGCACCATTCCCAATCTGCATCTGTTTCTAGACGGACATTGCGATCGGACAATCTAATTTCCCAATCACTCGGTAACATCGCTGCTACTGTGATTAAACCTAGTGGGGGATTTGTCGCACGTAACCCAGCCAAAGCAAGGGTTTCCTGATAAGACCAGAAAGAATTAGGCATGATCGGCCAGAGTAGTAAAGCTCTCATTTAGCACATCCCCTCGATTTGCTTTCTTATCAAAACCCATTTAGTTTTGAACTATAAAAGCTGAGGAAGTTAGTTTTTATCCATCTGGAGGTACAGTTTTTTTAAGCTTCGTCATTAAGAAAATAAATTTCAGTATAAAAATTATCTGTGTCGAAATTATGAGACAAAAAAATTTGTAGTAAATTTACCTGAAAATAGATACAATATTTTTTGTTAGAATGCATTTTCTTAGAAAAAGAAGACTTAGGAAATTTTGGGAAAAGCATTCCCAATCAGAATCCGGGCTTTTACTCTGGTATTAGCCCATATCGGATTCTGAATTAGGAACTTTTAATGATGTTAGGAAAATTTTTCTATCAGCAGACTTAGTTGGTAACTTTACTGTTTTGAATATCAAAGGTAATCATTACCAACTTATAACCTATATAAATTAGGAGTTTTAACTATTATTTATACGCGCTGTACTCACTCAAGCTGAATATGATAAGGAGAAATGGAAAAATGACGAGTGGTTTAAAAACTCCTAGTAACTACTATATAAAGCTACTTACCACATTTACCCCACGTCCCATTACCAATGAACAAGAATTAATTGCTACCCAAAATAAAATTAATTCTATTTTGGATAAAGGAAATATTACACAAGATGATGTAGACTATCTCAAGGTTCTAGGTACTCATGTTTATGATTATGAACAGCAACATGAAAAAATGCCTACTCTAAAAGGTGTTGCACTGCTTTAACGGTTGCTAGAATAATCTAACCTAGAACCAAAGGATTTAGTTTCTATTTCAGAAAGTGAGTCAATAGTTTTAGATGTTATCAATGGTAAACGCCAATTAACAGAAAAGCACATTCAAGATCTGGCAGTGTTTTTTCAAATAGATCCTACTTATTTAGTTGAGTAATTTGCAGTATTCAACTAATAGACTTCTTGCAAAAGTCTAGAAAAGAGAAAAGCTACTTTGGCAAGAAGGCTACTAAATAGAAATTATGGATTTAGCTAAAAAGCTAATTTTTTATGACTTACGCAAAATGTGACTGAAAACCTTTTTATTCCGTAGAGGTAATTCATGAGTTACCTCTACTTTTATGATCTTATACGTAAGTCCTATTTCTTTGATTTGGTGCAAGTATATGGAAACCTATGGAAGTTCCTACAGCTACTTTTGTCAAATCTGTAAAGGTCCCACGAGTTGAGGGATCAATTACTCCCAAAACTAATGAACCGAAAACCAAAATTAAAACAACAAAAGCTAAAACTTGTTCTTTCTTAGAAAAGTTCATAAACCCTCCAAATATTTTATCAGACCTGAAACGAGAATAAGGAGGCAAGCAGACTTAACTGGACTTTAGAGTAAAAGAGAGTGATCGCTAGGGAGTGGAATTACAAAAGTAAAGGGATGCCTGTAAGAACAAGCACCCCAGTAGCGGAAGATGAAAGAAGCACTACCAACGTTTATCAACCGCTATAGATCTTTTTGCACAACTAAAGGAATTCCGTCAAGCAGCATACCAATGTTTATGTGGGGCTAAGGACGCAACATTTGAAATGACGGATGCAATATTGCTGACACGCAACGTCTACAGTCTGGGAGACTGATCACTGTATCCAGTATTCCATCGTAAGTGGTCAAGTACTTATAAGACAACAACTGATGTGCTTACATTCCAACCAATATTTGTGGGGATGAGTACCAGCATATTCAGGTAGGGGAAAAGCAAGAGTACACGGTGATAAATTTAAACTCAACTATCAATGAATGTCCAGCTTGCTATTGAATGATTGGGGAAGAGTGAAAGTGGCTTTACCAACGCCTAATCTTTGCTTACAACTTCCTTTTATCATAGGCGCTCACTCAAAATCTTAGCAGTCAAATTCAAAATCATACAATCATTGTTCTCAAATTACAATCAAAAGTAAAAGACTTAGAGTCAGAGAATCAACGGTTAAGAGATAAAAATAACCAGCTAAAGGGAGAAAAAGGTCACAGATTTAA
It encodes the following:
- a CDS encoding B12-binding domain-containing radical SAM protein; translation: MRALLLWPIMPNSFWSYQETLALAGLRATNPPLGLITVAAMLPSDWEIRLSDRNVRLETDADWEWCNIVILSAMIIQKQDFGELIQKGKRLGKKVAVGGPFATSVPEFVLEAGADYLILDEGEITIPMFLEALEKGEEKGIFRATEKPDVTQTPLPRFDLLDLNAYIAMTVQFSRGCPFQCEFCDIITLFGRKPRTKTPEQILVELEVLYQMGWWRYVFIVDDNFIGNKRNAKIFLRELIPWMEKRNYPFALLTEASLNLAEDDELLELMVKAGFVQVFMGIETPDVESLVGANKEQNTRKSLVESCHKITKAGLQIMSGFILGFDHEKPGAGKRIQEFVEETNIPQAHLNLLQALPNTAMWNRLQKEGRLIDALGEFLGSQKSLINFVPTRPMTEIADEFIETFWNLYEPIPYLKRTFRHFMMMEGWRAKYQRTLTKAEWDFLGAICWRQGILRSTRFHFWWQLIVMAWHKPNLLYDYLIALGVGEHFFSFRHEVKVEIESELALLQQQEFDKKSATLSYKP
- a CDS encoding type II toxin-antitoxin system HigB family toxin, which gives rise to MSDSELGTFNDVRKIFLSADLVGNFTVLNIKGNHYQLITYIN